Proteins from a genomic interval of Stenotrophomonas maltophilia R551-3:
- a CDS encoding IS3-like element ISStma2 family transposase (programmed frameshift), which produces MNRYDARFKLQVAKEACKTSTSVKAIARRHGLEFSTVRRWVATYRLHGWRGFHRQARFYDLPFKLAVLEKMSQDGMSGREATTYFQIGDAGAVGRWRRLYAQGGAQALAPPPPPPRKPMKKTRSSKPPEDMSRDELLKEVAYLRAETDYPKKTRCLDPGRAGGAGRKAQAVQGLRQVHTLSLLLEAAELSRSTFYYQNHVLAHPDQDEAQLCERIRAIYDQSQGRYGYRTVTLELANQGHRTNHKRVQRLMGEMGLKSRVRVKRYQAFKGAANVVVGNDLNRQFHAERPNQKWVTDVTEFKVQGMKLYLSPIMDLYNGEIVAYQIKRRPVFDLVGQMLEEAIKKLPPDERPMIHSDQGWQYQHENYRHMLEKHSLKQSMSRRGNCLDNAAMESFFGTLKSEFFYLNSFDSIESLEAGLVEYIQYYNEERIKLKLKGLSPIKYREQAQSAA; this is translated from the exons ATGAACAGATACGACGCGCGTTTCAAACTGCAGGTCGCCAAAGAGGCCTGCAAGACCTCCACATCGGTCAAAGCCATTGCCCGTCGCCACGGCCTGGAGTTCTCCACGGTCAGGCGCTGGGTGGCGACCTATCGGCTGCATGGTTGGCGAGGATTTCATCGCCAGGCCCGGTTCTATGACCTCCCGTTCAAGCTGGCTGTCCTGGAGAAAATGAGCCAGGACGGCATGTCCGGGCGGGAGGCCACCACCTACTTTCAAATTGGCGATGCCGGCGCGGTGGGGCGATGGCGGCGCCTGTATGCTCAAGGCGGTGCCCAAGCGTTGGCACCCCCTCCGCCGCCGCCCCGAAAGCCGATGAAAAAGACCCGTTCGTCCAAGCCACCTGAAGATATGAGCCGCGATGAGCTGCTCAAGGAAGTCGCCTATCTGCGTGCGGAGACCGACTACC CTAAAAAAACTCGATGCCTTGATCCGGGAAGAGCAGGCGGCGCAGGACGCAAAGCGCAAGCCGTCCAAGGATTGAGGCAGGTTCATACGCTGTCGCTTCTGCTCGAAGCAGCTGAGCTGTCACGCAGTACGTTCTATTACCAGAACCATGTCCTGGCCCATCCGGATCAGGACGAGGCACAGCTGTGCGAGCGCATCCGTGCAATCTACGATCAAAGCCAAGGGCGCTATGGCTATCGCACGGTGACGCTGGAATTAGCCAATCAGGGCCATCGGACCAATCACAAGCGGGTTCAGCGCCTGATGGGGGAGATGGGGCTGAAATCGCGGGTGCGTGTGAAGCGCTACCAGGCCTTCAAGGGGGCGGCCAACGTTGTGGTTGGCAATGACCTCAATCGCCAGTTCCATGCCGAGCGCCCCAACCAGAAATGGGTGACTGACGTGACCGAGTTCAAGGTGCAGGGCATGAAGCTGTACCTGTCGCCGATCATGGACCTCTACAACGGCGAAATCGTGGCTTATCAGATCAAGCGTCGGCCCGTATTTGATCTGGTGGGCCAAATGCTGGAGGAGGCCATCAAGAAGCTTCCCCCGGATGAGCGCCCCATGATCCACTCCGACCAGGGCTGGCAGTACCAGCATGAAAACTACCGGCACATGCTGGAAAAGCACTCGTTGAAACAAAGCATGTCCCGGCGCGGCAACTGCCTGGACAATGCGGCGATGGAGAGCTTCTTTGGGACGCTGAAGTCGGAATTCTTCTACCTGAACAGCTTTGACAGCATCGAGAGTCTGGAAGCTGGGCTGGTGGAATACATCCAGTACTACAACGAAGAGCGCATCAAACTGAAACTGAAAGGTCTCAGCCCGATAAAGTACCGGGAGCAGGCCCAATCGGCCGCCTGA
- a CDS encoding DksA/TraR family C4-type zinc finger protein, with the protein MATGWAGDGAVQDQIDATVDDAIARARRQLREGPGLEHCEECDAPIPLARRQAVPGARLCVACQQVHDDEEQAHAGYNRRGSKDSQLR; encoded by the coding sequence ATGGCCACCGGTTGGGCGGGAGACGGCGCGGTCCAGGACCAGATCGACGCCACCGTCGACGATGCGATCGCCCGCGCGCGGCGCCAGCTGCGCGAGGGTCCTGGTCTGGAACATTGTGAGGAATGCGACGCGCCGATCCCGTTGGCGCGGCGTCAGGCCGTGCCGGGTGCGCGGCTGTGCGTGGCGTGCCAGCAGGTGCATGACGACGAAGAGCAGGCGCATGCCGGCTACAACCGCCGTGGCAGCAAGGACAGCCAGTTGAGGTAA
- a CDS encoding DUF2058 domain-containing protein gives MAKPNALQEQLLKAGLAKKSQASAAASAQAKARQGKAESTSAEVQREAERTRAEKIERDRALAAERNAQAKQAEQKAQAKQIISAHAVPHKGDDEYRFSDGAAIRTLLIDPKLRKALSVGVLVIVAHGESYALLPRAAAEKVRERAPEAIIVDHGQPGSIAEISTGNAEDDAYYAQFQVPDDLVW, from the coding sequence ATGGCAAAGCCCAACGCGCTGCAGGAACAATTGCTCAAGGCCGGCCTGGCCAAGAAGTCGCAGGCCAGCGCTGCCGCCAGCGCGCAGGCAAAGGCCCGCCAGGGCAAGGCCGAATCGACCTCGGCCGAGGTCCAGCGTGAGGCTGAACGTACCCGCGCGGAGAAGATCGAGCGCGACCGCGCGCTGGCGGCCGAGCGCAACGCCCAGGCCAAGCAGGCTGAACAGAAGGCCCAGGCCAAGCAGATCATCAGCGCCCATGCCGTGCCCCACAAGGGCGACGACGAGTACCGTTTCAGCGATGGCGCGGCGATCCGCACCCTGCTGATCGACCCCAAGCTGCGCAAGGCGCTGTCGGTGGGCGTGCTGGTCATCGTCGCCCACGGCGAGAGCTACGCGTTGCTGCCGCGCGCTGCCGCCGAAAAGGTGCGTGAACGCGCCCCGGAAGCGATCATCGTCGACCACGGCCAGCCAGGCTCGATCGCCGAGATCTCCACCGGCAACGCCGAAGACGACGCCTACTACGCCCAGTTCCAGGTGCCGGACGACCTGGTCTGGTAA
- a CDS encoding M48 family metallopeptidase, whose amino-acid sequence MAVLKYLTGYPEPLVAQVSELLAQGKLGPWLQQRYPDPHEVRSDRQLYDYTQDMKDRYLRKSVPLNKVCYDNTLEVIKHALGTHTAISRVHGGRLKASREIRIATVFRQAPAAFLRMIVVHELAHLKEADHNKAFYQLCQHMEPDYLQLEFDTRLYLTELANRGQR is encoded by the coding sequence ATGGCAGTCCTGAAGTACCTCACCGGCTACCCCGAACCCCTGGTCGCCCAGGTCAGCGAACTGCTGGCGCAGGGCAAGCTCGGCCCCTGGCTGCAGCAGCGCTACCCCGACCCGCATGAAGTGCGCAGCGACCGCCAGCTGTACGACTACACGCAGGACATGAAGGACCGCTACCTGCGCAAATCGGTGCCGCTCAACAAGGTCTGCTACGACAATACGCTGGAAGTCATCAAGCACGCACTGGGCACCCACACCGCCATTTCCCGCGTGCATGGTGGCCGCCTCAAGGCCAGCCGCGAGATCCGCATCGCCACCGTGTTCCGGCAGGCGCCGGCCGCATTCCTGCGCATGATCGTGGTGCACGAGCTGGCGCACCTGAAGGAGGCCGACCACAACAAGGCCTTCTACCAGCTGTGCCAGCACATGGAGCCGGACTACCTGCAGCTGGAGTTCGATACCCGCCTGTACCTAACCGAGCTGGCCAACCGTGGCCAGCGCTGA
- a CDS encoding RNA pseudouridine synthase has protein sequence MEPTRLDKRLSALLGIPRGEARRYIEGGWVSVNGEVVEQPQRPVDESAVIVVAEQASDDKAERVTMLLHKPAGVAAEALCALISSDSRSELDASGTRPLQRHFHGLQLAAALPASDSGLVVVSQDPATLAHLQRNLGRTEQEYLIEVAEGGPERGPWLMARLQHESGGAKVSWQSEQRLRFAGKGLTAKGLRVAVGAAGLQVAAVRRLRIGRVALGPLPPGQWRYLGSDERF, from the coding sequence ATGGAACCGACCCGTCTCGACAAACGCCTGTCCGCCCTGCTCGGCATCCCGCGCGGTGAAGCCCGGCGCTACATCGAAGGCGGCTGGGTCAGCGTCAATGGCGAGGTGGTCGAGCAGCCGCAACGCCCGGTCGACGAGAGTGCGGTGATCGTGGTGGCCGAACAGGCCAGCGATGACAAGGCCGAGCGGGTCACCATGCTGCTGCACAAGCCCGCTGGCGTCGCGGCCGAAGCGCTGTGTGCCTTGATCAGCAGCGACAGCCGCAGCGAACTTGATGCCAGCGGCACCCGCCCGTTGCAGCGCCATTTCCATGGACTGCAGCTGGCTGCCGCGCTTCCGGCCAGCGACAGCGGCCTGGTGGTGGTCAGCCAGGACCCGGCGACGCTCGCCCACCTGCAGCGTAATCTCGGCCGCACCGAGCAGGAGTACCTGATCGAAGTGGCTGAAGGCGGACCCGAACGCGGTCCCTGGTTGATGGCGCGGCTGCAGCACGAATCCGGCGGAGCCAAGGTCAGCTGGCAGAGCGAGCAGCGCCTGCGCTTCGCTGGCAAAGGCCTGACCGCCAAGGGACTGCGCGTGGCGGTCGGCGCCGCGGGGCTGCAGGTTGCCGCAGTGCGCCGCCTGCGCATCGGCCGCGTGGCGCTGGGGCCGCTGCCGCCGGGGCAGTGGCGCTACCTGGGCAGCGACGAGCGGTTCTGA
- a CDS encoding phospholipase D family protein yields MAWLYHRGMSPPKPLWRRLLRVTAIIIAILLLLVLSGLLLADHLTPQARGAPSQVLPLQPAQTRIDQQIVPLQAAHPGQSGVVFLSDGMDAFAARAMITSHAGRSLDLQYYIWHDDLIGHLMAKALYDAAERGVRVRILLDDMNAKDKDALMMALDAHPNIELRLYNPFRNRTGIARMLELVQRAFSVNHRMHNKSWIADGRIAIVGGRNIGEEYFSARDDVNFQDLDLVVAGPAVQQANQIFDDYWNSSAAIPISALASYNDEQLRQLVRQSDLDAMHAKAQPYLQRVADSRRLQRPSPEPLHWSANVRIASDPPMKHRDDDRHAWLVSTLSDELRSTRRSALLISPYFVPGVEGVEGLAAMAARGAQVGVVTNSLAANDVAAVHGGYMGYRVPLLKAGVQLYELKAHGQLDASLFGSSGASLHTKAFVVDDRRGFVGSFNLDPRSAYLNTEMGVLFDDPALGAQLRDEYLRLAGPEHSWWLALGRDNDLRWLQRQPPPHWVEAEPGASLGKRWTARVISWLPVESQL; encoded by the coding sequence ATGGCGTGGCTCTACCATCGGGGCATGAGCCCGCCCAAGCCCCTGTGGCGACGCCTGCTGCGCGTCACTGCGATCATCATCGCCATCCTGTTGCTGCTGGTCCTGTCCGGCCTGCTGCTGGCCGACCACCTCACCCCGCAGGCGCGTGGCGCGCCCTCGCAGGTGCTGCCACTGCAGCCGGCGCAGACCCGTATCGACCAGCAGATCGTGCCGCTGCAGGCAGCCCATCCCGGGCAATCCGGCGTGGTCTTCCTCAGCGATGGCATGGACGCCTTCGCAGCGCGCGCGATGATCACCTCGCATGCGGGACGCAGCCTCGACCTGCAGTACTACATCTGGCACGACGACCTGATCGGCCATCTGATGGCCAAGGCGCTGTACGACGCCGCCGAGCGCGGCGTGCGCGTGCGCATCCTGCTTGACGACATGAACGCCAAGGACAAAGACGCGTTGATGATGGCGCTCGATGCACACCCGAACATCGAGCTTCGCCTTTACAACCCGTTCCGCAACCGCACGGGCATCGCACGCATGCTGGAGCTGGTGCAACGCGCCTTCAGCGTGAACCACCGCATGCACAACAAGAGCTGGATCGCCGATGGCCGCATCGCGATCGTCGGTGGTCGCAACATCGGCGAGGAATATTTCAGCGCGCGCGACGACGTGAACTTCCAGGACCTGGACCTGGTGGTAGCGGGGCCGGCCGTGCAGCAGGCCAACCAGATCTTCGACGACTACTGGAACAGCAGCGCGGCCATCCCGATTTCCGCGCTGGCGTCATACAACGATGAACAGCTGCGGCAGCTGGTACGGCAGTCGGACCTGGATGCGATGCATGCCAAGGCGCAACCCTATCTGCAGCGCGTGGCCGACTCCCGCCGCCTGCAGCGGCCCAGCCCTGAGCCACTGCACTGGAGCGCGAACGTACGCATCGCTTCCGATCCGCCGATGAAGCACCGCGACGATGATCGCCATGCCTGGCTGGTCAGCACGCTCAGTGACGAGCTGCGCAGCACTCGCCGCAGTGCCTTGCTGATCTCGCCGTATTTCGTGCCTGGCGTGGAAGGCGTGGAGGGATTGGCGGCAATGGCCGCGCGCGGCGCGCAGGTCGGCGTGGTCACCAACTCACTGGCCGCCAACGACGTGGCGGCGGTACACGGCGGCTACATGGGCTATCGCGTGCCGTTGCTGAAGGCCGGCGTGCAGCTGTACGAGCTGAAGGCACACGGCCAGCTGGATGCCAGCCTGTTCGGCAGCAGCGGCGCCAGCCTGCACACCAAGGCGTTCGTGGTCGATGACCGCCGGGGCTTCGTCGGCTCGTTCAACCTCGACCCGCGCTCGGCCTATCTCAATACCGAAATGGGCGTGCTGTTCGATGATCCGGCGCTGGGGGCGCAGCTGCGCGATGAATACCTGCGCCTGGCCGGCCCAGAGCACAGCTGGTGGCTGGCGCTGGGGCGCGATAATGACCTGCGCTGGCTGCAACGGCAGCCGCCGCCGCACTGGGTGGAAGCCGAGCCCGGTGCCAGCCTCGGCAAGCGCTGGACCGCGCGGGTGATCAGCTGGCTGCCGGTGGAATCGCAGCTGTAG
- a CDS encoding HDOD domain-containing protein, whose product MTPAWWRSLRGWLARSTGAAPSRLAAASRQAVAAAAASLQGEALPSAEIAAHLQRGLHALALYPRLAGEPAPVQDPALGEAVARALQDRDWATRQLPRRPQLLPQLIQTVNDDAASARVMAAIIGQDPVLTGNLLRIANSPAYKVHERPVESLQRAVTLVGTEGVRQIISAVLVQPVMQMQCDAFPQFSTIIWEHALLASRAAADHARTVTFGDAFAAQWLGLVQGLGAALVMRQLLQEAQARGESVEPALALQLLQQWSLPLAQRVAAAWELPEPVHQALAPEADGPLADSLRLASAAAAASLLCRHGHASQGRMLALLEQLPSAPPHALRWIWRRLHGRSVETRDDAAQDEAGTAP is encoded by the coding sequence ATGACGCCGGCCTGGTGGCGATCGCTGCGCGGCTGGCTGGCGCGCTCGACCGGGGCTGCGCCGTCCCGCCTTGCAGCGGCATCGCGACAGGCCGTGGCGGCTGCAGCGGCCAGCCTGCAGGGTGAAGCCCTGCCATCGGCGGAGATCGCGGCACATCTGCAGCGCGGCCTGCACGCGCTGGCGCTGTACCCGCGGCTGGCCGGTGAGCCGGCGCCGGTGCAGGATCCGGCGTTGGGGGAAGCGGTGGCACGCGCGCTGCAGGACCGCGACTGGGCCACCCGGCAGCTTCCACGCCGTCCGCAGCTGCTGCCGCAATTGATCCAGACCGTGAACGACGATGCCGCCTCGGCACGGGTAATGGCCGCGATCATCGGCCAGGACCCGGTGCTGACCGGCAATTTGCTGCGCATCGCCAACAGCCCGGCCTACAAAGTGCACGAGCGACCGGTGGAAAGCCTGCAGCGGGCGGTGACCCTGGTCGGTACCGAAGGCGTGCGGCAGATCATCAGTGCGGTGCTGGTACAGCCGGTGATGCAGATGCAGTGCGATGCGTTCCCGCAGTTCAGCACGATCATCTGGGAGCACGCGCTGCTGGCTTCGCGCGCGGCTGCCGACCACGCGCGCACGGTCACCTTCGGTGATGCCTTCGCTGCACAGTGGCTGGGCCTGGTGCAGGGGCTGGGCGCGGCGCTGGTGATGCGCCAGCTGCTGCAGGAAGCGCAGGCGCGTGGCGAAAGCGTGGAACCGGCGCTGGCATTGCAACTGCTGCAGCAGTGGTCGCTGCCGTTGGCACAGCGCGTGGCAGCAGCATGGGAACTGCCCGAGCCGGTACACCAGGCGCTGGCGCCCGAGGCAGATGGCCCGCTGGCCGACAGCCTGCGCCTGGCCAGCGCGGCGGCTGCGGCCAGCCTGTTGTGCCGCCATGGCCATGCCAGCCAGGGGCGCATGCTGGCCCTGCTTGAACAACTGCCGTCGGCGCCGCCGCATGCGCTGCGCTGGATCTGGCGGCGCCTGCATGGGCGCAGCGTGGAAACGCGGGATGACGCCGCACAGGACGAGGCCGGAACGGCACCTTGA
- a CDS encoding Glu/Leu/Phe/Val dehydrogenase dimerization domain-containing protein, with amino-acid sequence MLFETLATTGHEQVVFCHNHDAGLQAIIAIHNTTLGPALGGVRMRPYASTDEALADVLRLSRTMTYKNALAGLNVGGGKAVIIGDPKVDKTEVLFRAFGRYVDSLGGRYITAEDVGTDVNDMENIYLESQFVTGVHQVHGGSGDPAPFTAYGALQALMAAMRFKFGHEEVGKTSIAVQGLGHIGMELVKLLRDRGAKLYVTDLDSALVDRAVSDFGAEAVKPDEIHEVNADVFAPCALEGAINADTLPRIKAKIICGTANNQLSSLEIGDELHARGILYAPDYAVNAGGVMNVSLEIDGYNRERAMRLIRSIYHNLTRIFELSQRENIAPQRAADRIAESRILSIGKLKMPLGRSTPRLGNLRGG; translated from the coding sequence ATGCTATTCGAAACCCTCGCCACCACCGGCCACGAACAGGTGGTGTTCTGCCACAACCACGACGCCGGCCTGCAGGCGATCATCGCCATCCACAACACCACCCTGGGCCCGGCCCTGGGCGGCGTGCGCATGCGTCCCTACGCCAGCACCGACGAGGCACTGGCTGACGTGCTGCGGCTGAGCCGGACGATGACCTACAAGAATGCGCTGGCCGGCCTCAACGTGGGTGGCGGCAAGGCCGTGATCATCGGCGACCCGAAGGTGGACAAGACAGAAGTTCTGTTCCGTGCCTTCGGCCGCTATGTCGATTCGCTCGGTGGGCGCTACATCACTGCCGAGGACGTCGGCACCGACGTCAACGACATGGAGAACATCTACCTGGAGAGCCAGTTCGTGACCGGCGTGCACCAGGTCCATGGCGGCTCCGGCGATCCGGCGCCCTTCACCGCCTACGGTGCGCTGCAGGCGCTGATGGCGGCGATGCGCTTCAAGTTCGGCCATGAGGAAGTGGGCAAGACCAGCATCGCGGTGCAGGGCCTGGGCCACATCGGCATGGAACTGGTGAAGCTGCTGCGCGATCGCGGTGCCAAGCTGTATGTCACCGATCTGGACAGCGCGCTGGTTGATCGCGCGGTCAGCGATTTCGGCGCCGAAGCAGTCAAGCCGGACGAGATCCACGAGGTGAACGCCGATGTGTTCGCACCGTGCGCCCTGGAAGGCGCCATCAATGCCGACACCCTGCCGCGGATCAAGGCGAAGATCATCTGTGGCACCGCCAACAACCAGCTGTCGAGCCTGGAGATCGGCGACGAGCTGCATGCGCGCGGCATCCTGTATGCGCCGGACTATGCGGTCAACGCCGGTGGCGTGATGAACGTGTCGCTGGAGATCGATGGCTACAACCGCGAACGCGCCATGCGCCTGATCCGCAGCATCTACCACAACCTCACCCGCATCTTCGAACTGTCGCAGCGCGAGAACATCGCGCCGCAGCGGGCGGCCGACCGCATCGCCGAGAGCCGCATCCTGTCGATCGGCAAGCTGAAGATGCCGCTGGGCCGCAGCACCCCGCGTCTGGGCAACCTGCGCGGCGGCTGA
- a CDS encoding autotransporter serine protease: MERTTMVRSVLATALAMALTACGGGGGGSNVRVDPPPTTPTPPTPPPPTTPPPAKPQEPTFDAHLAVTNARAAQAAGLTGQGVRIGIVDSGVQRTAVALNGRVLANFNYIDPARNNLGVDDVVGHGTAVASLAAGAAVGSWPGGIAPGAQIVSARIISDKPPTDDGSGQGNAFSGPLGVAQVHQDLISYNVKVMNNSWGGLYWTDLPTTAQVAAEYRPFVINHGGLVVFAAGNDGRSEPSSLAALPSQKGVAGSLPAADLERGWLVATAVDPYTPSALASYANACGQAARYCLAAPGSAVYPDANGGSYYWNYGTSFAAPLISGAAALVWQRYPYFDNNLVRQTLLGTAKDIGAPGVDAVFGYGLLDIGRAIKGPGRFDWGDVVANVDVASTGSLWSNDIVGSGGLVKQGGGTLVLAGNNSYTGATRIERGILSLQNGGVIRSNVTILGQSDPDSTGLQFNGGTPRVIGNVINGSSVFLTTGNTTGTIEGDYTQQAGAQLMIALGAKALQVTGNAKIDGGVRVHGVVTGYVPQNGARQDLIHAVGSLSGTFSTPATSSGLDGVSLLQSSYGYDSNNAWLNLTQVSVSAAATGLGVSAQAAAQRLEGAFAALDRNAGLQGSAFGTAAGALQRTGGGSEGLAASLQSLSGQAHARAESATFDSIDMSRRAIAERFDRVQAAPRLRGTWQSALGEAGQGSFAGNTADSHGWMAGQDLPLGSNGLMGVAFGETRSNGGSSFGGDRGRDRQAQAQLYAGWNLGRGYALAQFGSGQFTRALDRQLLLGAGAYGVSARYGGRFSSASVEGGYRFGRAGASLTPYLGASSTRVDTDAFNELGGFGFGLRGDANRVQRSQVLAGLRGERGWGRWTVRGHAEWQQRLDARDADWQASFVGVDAWAPLAGWDAPRGSALFGVALESWWGRNGRLSLGFDQRIGGEGARQAALRYSTGF, encoded by the coding sequence ATGGAACGCACGACGATGGTGAGGTCTGTCCTGGCAACTGCGCTGGCGATGGCGCTGACGGCCTGTGGCGGCGGCGGGGGCGGCAGCAACGTGCGCGTCGATCCGCCGCCGACCACGCCCACGCCGCCGACGCCACCCCCACCCACTACGCCACCGCCGGCCAAACCGCAGGAGCCGACGTTTGATGCGCATCTGGCAGTCACCAACGCGCGTGCCGCACAGGCCGCCGGACTGACCGGTCAGGGTGTGCGCATCGGTATCGTTGACTCGGGCGTGCAGCGCACTGCGGTGGCCCTGAATGGACGGGTGCTGGCCAACTTCAACTACATCGATCCGGCCAGGAACAATCTGGGCGTTGACGACGTGGTCGGCCATGGCACCGCGGTGGCCAGCCTGGCCGCCGGCGCAGCGGTGGGCTCCTGGCCGGGCGGCATCGCGCCGGGTGCGCAGATCGTCTCGGCACGGATCATTTCCGACAAGCCGCCGACCGATGACGGCAGTGGCCAGGGCAATGCCTTCAGCGGCCCGCTGGGCGTGGCCCAGGTCCACCAGGACCTGATCAGCTACAACGTGAAGGTGATGAACAACTCATGGGGCGGCCTGTACTGGACCGACCTGCCGACCACCGCGCAGGTCGCTGCCGAGTACCGTCCGTTCGTGATCAACCACGGTGGCCTGGTGGTGTTCGCTGCCGGCAATGATGGCCGCAGCGAACCGAGCAGCCTGGCCGCCCTGCCCAGCCAGAAGGGCGTGGCCGGCTCACTGCCCGCGGCCGATCTGGAGCGCGGCTGGCTGGTGGCGACCGCGGTCGATCCGTACACCCCCAGTGCACTTGCCAGCTACGCCAACGCCTGCGGCCAGGCAGCGCGCTACTGCCTGGCAGCACCGGGCAGCGCGGTCTATCCCGATGCCAATGGCGGCAGCTACTACTGGAACTACGGCACCTCGTTCGCCGCTCCGTTGATCTCCGGCGCCGCCGCGCTGGTCTGGCAGCGCTACCCGTACTTCGACAACAACCTGGTGCGGCAGACCCTGCTGGGCACCGCCAAGGACATCGGCGCGCCCGGCGTGGATGCGGTGTTCGGCTACGGCCTGCTCGACATCGGTCGTGCGATCAAGGGCCCAGGTCGCTTCGACTGGGGTGACGTTGTAGCCAATGTGGATGTTGCCTCGACCGGTTCGCTGTGGAGCAACGATATCGTCGGCAGCGGCGGGCTGGTCAAGCAGGGCGGGGGCACCCTGGTGCTGGCCGGCAACAACAGCTACACCGGTGCCACCCGCATCGAACGCGGCATCCTGTCGCTGCAGAACGGTGGCGTGATCCGTTCCAACGTGACCATCCTCGGCCAGTCCGATCCGGATTCGACCGGCCTGCAGTTCAATGGCGGCACGCCCCGCGTGATCGGCAATGTGATCAATGGCAGCAGCGTGTTCCTGACCACCGGCAACACCACTGGCACCATCGAGGGTGACTATACCCAGCAAGCCGGCGCGCAGCTGATGATCGCACTCGGTGCCAAGGCCCTGCAGGTCACCGGCAATGCGAAGATCGACGGCGGAGTGCGCGTGCACGGCGTTGTCACCGGCTACGTGCCGCAGAACGGTGCCCGCCAGGATCTGATCCATGCGGTGGGCAGCCTGAGCGGCACTTTCAGCACCCCGGCGACATCAAGCGGCCTGGACGGTGTCAGCCTGCTGCAGAGCAGCTATGGCTATGACAGCAACAACGCCTGGTTGAACCTGACACAGGTGAGCGTGAGTGCAGCGGCCACTGGCCTGGGTGTTTCTGCACAGGCTGCGGCGCAGCGCCTGGAAGGGGCGTTCGCTGCACTCGACCGCAATGCTGGCCTGCAGGGATCGGCGTTTGGCACGGCGGCCGGTGCGCTGCAGAGGACCGGCGGCGGCAGCGAAGGTTTGGCCGCCAGCCTGCAGAGCCTGTCCGGGCAAGCGCACGCGAGGGCCGAGTCGGCCACCTTCGACAGCATCGACATGTCGCGGCGCGCGATCGCCGAGCGCTTCGATCGCGTGCAGGCTGCACCGCGGCTGCGCGGCACCTGGCAGAGCGCGCTGGGCGAGGCCGGGCAGGGCAGCTTCGCCGGCAACACCGCCGACAGCCACGGCTGGATGGCGGGCCAGGATCTGCCGCTGGGCAGCAACGGATTGATGGGCGTGGCCTTCGGCGAGACCCGCAGCAACGGTGGCAGCAGCTTCGGTGGTGATCGTGGCCGCGACCGGCAGGCACAGGCGCAGCTGTATGCCGGCTGGAACCTTGGGCGTGGTTATGCACTGGCCCAGTTCGGCAGCGGTCAGTTCACCCGCGCGCTGGACCGCCAGCTGCTGCTGGGCGCTGGCGCGTATGGCGTGTCTGCACGCTACGGTGGCCGTTTCAGCAGTGCCAGCGTCGAAGGCGGTTATCGCTTCGGTCGCGCAGGGGCATCGTTGACGCCGTATCTGGGGGCCAGCAGCACCCGCGTCGATACCGATGCGTTCAACGAATTGGGCGGGTTCGGCTTCGGCCTGCGCGGTGATGCCAACCGTGTGCAACGCAGTCAGGTGCTGGCCGGCCTGCGTGGTGAACGTGGGTGGGGACGCTGGACCGTGCGTGGTCATGCCGAATGGCAACAGCGCTTGGATGCACGCGACGCGGACTGGCAGGCCAGTTTCGTCGGCGTCGATGCCTGGGCGCCGCTGGCCGGCTGGGATGCGCCACGCGGCAGTGCGCTGTTCGGTGTGGCGCTGGAATCGTGGTGGGGCCGCAATGGCCGTCTGAGCCTGGGCTTCGACCAGCGCATCGGTGGCGAAGGCGCGCGGCAGGCAGCATTGCGCTACAGCACCGGCTTCTGA